In Nitrospirota bacterium, the genomic window GCCCACGCCGTCATTGCGAACCCCCGCAGGGGGTGTGGCAATCTCATCCTTTTTCTATAACATTTTGTTATATTTTTGAACTCAACTTTGGTGTTATAATATTTTTGCAACGGTCTCAACTCGGTATCAGACCTTTTCGATTGAGCATCCTTATGTGTGCCACAGTTTCCACTTAGCGGCGCCCTCTTTCCAGAGTTTGTTTAAGTAATCCATGTCCCTCAGTGTATCCATACAGGCCCAGAACCCCCTGTGTTTATAGACCATCAGCTGTCCGGTTTTTGCCAGTTCCTCAAACACTCCGTACTCTAAATCGCAATCGTCACTGTCTGTAAGATAGTCAAAAATCTCGCGGTTAAGTACAAAAAACCCCCCGCTTATCCATCCCTTTGATGTCGGAGTTTCCGGTTTTTCGGTAAACATGCCAACAGTATTACCATGTACCTTTAGCTCTCCAAAGCGAGCAAACGGACTCACCCCCGTTACTGTGGCAAGTTTCCCGTGGCTCTTATGGAAAGCCAGCAGAGCCTTTATATCAATATCAGCAACCCCGTCGCCGTAGGTCAGC contains:
- the rfbF gene encoding glucose-1-phosphate cytidylyltransferase, whose protein sequence is MQVVILCGGLGTRLKEETEFRPKPMVVIGRRPILWHIMKIYAHYGFNDFVLPLGYKGEMIKDYFYNYELMSSSVTITLGHPNALKVHKCHDEVGWQVTLVDTGDQAMKGARLKRVQRYISGETFMLTYGDGVADIDIKALLAFHKSHGKLATVTGVSPFARFGELKVHGNTVGMFTEKPETPTSKGWISGGFFVLNREIFDYLTDSDDCDLEYGVFEELAKTGQLMVYKHRGFWACMDTLRDMDYLNKLWKEGAAKWKLWHT